A window of the Lagopus muta isolate bLagMut1 chromosome 1, bLagMut1 primary, whole genome shotgun sequence genome harbors these coding sequences:
- the VEZT gene encoding vezatin isoform X3: MLPSWWKESSWLPWGLVLLVYAVFRVWATWRTAKLQMSLQKYCTQLEETVANSRAFTNLVRKALRLIQETEVISRGFTLLLDRVSAACPLNKAGQHPSQHLIGLRKAVYRSVRANFRASRLATLYMLKNYPLNSESDNVTSYICVVPFKDLGLGLSEEQVSEEEAHNLTDGFSLPALKVLFQLWVGQSSEFFRRLVLLLSPANASPKPLISPERLPHHILSDVTQGLPHTHAACLEELKRSYEFYRYFETQHQSGFERPTRTKQKSRELNSLQTAVRSLQLHLKALLNEVIILEDELEKLVSTKETPELTTEAHQVLEQKLKFIQPHMQASNSCWEEAISQVEKMGGRNPNKKGKLEASCDNLQHTSVPLIQPTVYIEDRDPIPEEQELEAYVDYSDMDNEYNREAFDCFSQEERERQKREREESKRVLQELKSVLGFKASEAERQKWKQLLFSDHAAVKPLSPVESLKLLNNLESHMNSNTEKQDCSQSCDKSEESDSNSEVNAADKSRTEYLYEDPEVERNKDSPTEGVSTEAEETMCYQYEGEVEDLKPSDTDRVEVSQPPSVDALHSKIKHRLAQLHISTDFNFTSGLAAQAAARSFSFTTMQEQTFGDDDEDEEEEKEEGKGQEHEDLMEDFRYEGGGSESEGEVQA, encoded by the exons ATGCTTCCTTCATGGTGGAAGGAGTCATCATGGCTACCGTGGGGACTGGTTCTGCTTGTGTATGCAGTCTTTCGAGTGTGGGCCACATGGAGGACAGCCAAGCTACAAATGTCCCTGCAAAAATACTGTACCCAGCTGGAAGAAACAGTAGCAAATAGTCGAGCTTTTACTAATCTTGTGAGGAAAGCTCTACGGCTCATTCAAGAGACTGAAGTAATTTCCAGAGGATTTACCCT TTTGCTTGACAGGGTCAGTGCCGCTTGCCCACTTAATAAAGCTGGACAGCATCCTAGTCAGCATCTTATTGGTCTCCGGAAAGCCGTCTATCGGTCTGTCAGAGCCAACTTCCGAGCTTCAAGACTGGCTACTCTGTACATGCtgaaaaa CTACCCTCTCAACTCTGAGAGCGACAACGTGACCAGCTACATCTGTGTAGTCCCTTTTAAGGACCTGGGACTGGGACTGAGTGAAGAGCAGGTATCTGAGGAGGAGGCACACAATCTCACGGATGGCTTCAGCTTGCCTGCACTCAAG GTTCTCTTTCAGCTATGGGTAGGGCAGAGTTCAGAGTTCTTCAGGAGACTGGTACTGCTCCTCTCCCCAGCCAATGCATCCCCCAAGCCCTTGATCTCCCCTGAACGGTTGCCTCATCATATCCTGTCTGATGTGACTCAAGGCCTACCTCATACACATGCTGCCTGCTTAGAGGAGCTCAAGAGAAGCTATGAGTTTTATCGGTACTTTGAAACTCAGCATCAGTCAGGTTTTGAACGACCgaccagaacaaaacagaagtcaaGAGAGTTGAACAGCCTTCAAACAGCAGTACGCAGTCTGCAGCTTCATCTCAAGGCACTGCTGAATGA GGTAATAATTCTTGAGGATGAACTTGAAAAACTTGTTAGCACTAAGGAGACACCTGAATTAACAACAGAAGCACACCAGGTTCTGGAACAAAAACTAAAGTTTATTCAGCCTCATATGCAGGCAAGCAACAGCTGCTGGGAAGAAGCCATTTCTCAGGTGGAGAAAATGGGTGGAAGAAACCCAAATAAAAAAG GCAAGCTTGAAGCTTCCTGTGATAACCTACAGCATACTTCAGTACCTTTAATACAGCCTACTGTGTACATAGAAGACAGAGATCCCATCCCTGAAGAACAG gAATTGGAAGCCTATGTTGATTATTCTGATATGGACAATGAATATAACAGGGAAGCTTTTGACTGCTTTTCccaggaagagagagagagacaaaaacGAGAGAGAGAGGAATCTAAAAGGGTGTTACAAGAATTGAAATCTGTACTGGGATTTAAagcttcagaagcagaaaggcagaaatggaaacaaCTCCTATTCAGTGACCATG cTGCAGTGAAACCCTTGTCTCCTGTAGAGTCATTGAAGCTCCTAAATAATTTGGAATCACACATGaattcaaatacagaaaagcaggaCTGCAGCCAAAGTTGTGATAAATCTGAAGAAAGCGACTCTAATTCAGAAGTGAATGCTGCTGATAAAAGCAGGACAGAATATTTGTATGAAGATCCTGAGGTggagagaaacaaagacagTCCTACTGAAGGTGTTTCTACAGAGGCTGAAGAGACAATGTGCTATCAGTATGAAGGGGAAGTTGAAGATCTCAAGCCAAGCGATACGGATAGAGTAGAAGTTTCACAGCCTCCCTCTGTGGATGCACTGcattcaaaaataaagcataGGCTGGCTCAGCTTCACATATCAACAGATTTTAACTTCACATCCGGTCTGGCTGCACAAGCTGCTGCCAGGTCTTTCTCTTTTACTACAATGCAGGAACAGACTTTTGGAGATGATGATgaggatgaagaggaggagaaggaggaagggaaggggcaAGAACATGAAGACCTGATGGAAGATTTTAGGTATGAAGGTGGTGGCTCTGAGAGTGAAGGAGAAGTACAAGCCTGA